In Pungitius pungitius chromosome 2, fPunPun2.1, whole genome shotgun sequence, a single window of DNA contains:
- the st8sia1 gene encoding alpha-N-acetylneuraminide alpha-2,8-sialyltransferase, with protein sequence MLVRCYRGKLSVWAAMCVLVLCWFYVFPAYRLPRDKDIVDEVLKQGGVWQKNQTGIDLYRKLLTECCDPRRMFAVTKENSPTGKVLWYDGEFYHSHTVNNETYPLLVKDNPLRLPLKKCAVVGNGGILRDSKCGRDIDQADFVLRCNLPPLSKEYVDDVGTRTHLVTANPSIIEKRFQNLLWSRKVFVDSMKVYGSGYIYMPAFSMKTGTDPSLRAYHALADSSSNLTMLFANPEFLRTVGRFWKARGVHARRLSTGLFLVSLALGLCEEVTAYGFWPFSVDLDERPVSHHYYDNILPYKWFHAMPEEFVQLWHLHKSGALRVRVGRCPAQGGGS encoded by the exons ATGTTGGTGCGATGCTACCGGGGCAAGCTGTCGGTGTGGGCCGCTATGTGCGTGCTGGTCCTCTGCTGGTTCTACGTGTTCCCCGCCTACAGACTCCCGCGCGACAAAGACATCGTGGACGAGGTGCTGAAGCAGGGAGGAGTATGGCAGAAGAACCAGACGGGCATCGATCTGTACAG GAAGTTGCTGACAGAGTGTTGCGATCCGAGGAGAATGTTTGCGGTGACAAAAGAGAACTCGCCGACGGGAAAGGTTCTGTGGTACGACGGCGAGTTCTACCACTCGCACACCGTCAACAACGAGACCTACCCACTCCTCGTCAAg GACAACCCTCTGCGCCTGCCGCTGAAGAAGTGCGCCGTGGTGGGCAACGGGGGCATTCTGCGGGACAGCAAGTGCGGACGGGACATTGACCAGGCCGATTTCGTCCTTCG GTGCAACCTCCCACCACTGTCAAAGGAATATGTGGATGACGTGGGAACCAGAACTCACCTGGTTACAGCCAACCCCAGCATCATAGAGAAAAG gttCCAGAACCTCCTGTGGTCGAGGAAGGTCTTCGTGGACAGCATGAAGGTCTACGGCTCCGGCTACATCTACATGCCGGCCTTCTCCATGAAGACCGGCACCGACCCGTCGCTGCGGGCGTACCACGCCCTGGCCGACTCCTCCTCCAACCTCACCATGCTCTTTGCCAACCCCGAGTTCCTGCGCACGGTGGGGAGGTTCTGGAAGGCCCGCGGCGTGCACGCCCGCCGCCTCTCCACGGGGCTCTTCCTGGTCAGCCTGGCCCTGGGGCTGTGCGAGGAGGTGACGGCCTACGGCTTCTGGCCGTTCTCCGTGGACCTCGACGAGCGGCCGGTCAGCCACCATTACTACGACAACATCCTGCCCTACAAGTGGTTCCACGCCATGCCCGAGGAGTTTGTGCAGCTCTGGCACCTGCACAAGAGCGGCGCGCTGCGCGTGAGGGTGGGACGCTGCCcggcccaggggggggggagctaa
- the LOC119211625 gene encoding troponin I, slow skeletal muscle-like isoform X1, whose protein sequence is MAVSLLCFFTIVVRKSLPTRTMNPKGDKPKSKISASRKLSLKMLLLTRACEDLERERQEREEEKVRYIGENLPPLQMSGLSLDELQKMVKELHSRIDVVDEERYDCESKVGKHNKDIHELKLKIQDLGGKFKKPALRKVRVSADEMMRALLGSKHKGSMDLRSNLKSVKKEDVKQDKVLTSEVGDWRKNVEAMSGMEGRKKMFDTAGGPQ, encoded by the exons ATGgctgtttctctcctgtgttttTTCACTATAGTTGTGAGAAAAAG CCTCCCGACTCGGACGATGAATCCCAAAGGGGATAAG CCGAAGTCGAAGATTTCGGCTTCTCGCAAGCTCTCTCTGAAG ATGCTTCTCCTCACAAGAGCCTGTGAGGAtttggagagggagaggcaggagagggaggaggagaaagtgcgCTATATAGGAGAAAACCTGCCCCCTTTGCAAATGTCTGGGTTATCACTGGACGAACTACAG AAAATGGTCAAGGAGCTTCACTCAAGGATCGATGTCGTGGACGAGGAGCGATATGACTGCGAATCCAAAGTGGgcaaacacaacaaagat aTCCACGAGCTGAAGCTGAAGATACAGGACCTCGGAGGCAAGTTCAAGAAGCCTGCCTTGAGGAAGGTGAGGGTGTCGGCGGATGAGATGATGAGAGCTCTCCTGGGCTCCAAGCACAAGGGCTCGATGGACCTCCGATCCAACCTCAAGTCCGTGAAGAAGGAGGACGTCAAACAGGACAAG GTGCTCACCTCTGAAGTGGGCGACTGGCGTAAGAACGTGGAGGCCATGTCGGGCATGGAGGGCCGCAAGAAGATGTTCGACACAGCCGGGGGGCCGCAGTGA
- the LOC119211625 gene encoding troponin I, slow skeletal muscle-like isoform X2, with amino-acid sequence MNPKGDKPKSKISASRKLSLKMLLLTRACEDLERERQEREEEKVRYIGENLPPLQMSGLSLDELQKMVKELHSRIDVVDEERYDCESKVGKHNKDIHELKLKIQDLGGKFKKPALRKVRVSADEMMRALLGSKHKGSMDLRSNLKSVKKEDVKQDKVLTSEVGDWRKNVEAMSGMEGRKKMFDTAGGPQ; translated from the exons ATGAATCCCAAAGGGGATAAG CCGAAGTCGAAGATTTCGGCTTCTCGCAAGCTCTCTCTGAAG ATGCTTCTCCTCACAAGAGCCTGTGAGGAtttggagagggagaggcaggagagggaggaggagaaagtgcgCTATATAGGAGAAAACCTGCCCCCTTTGCAAATGTCTGGGTTATCACTGGACGAACTACAG AAAATGGTCAAGGAGCTTCACTCAAGGATCGATGTCGTGGACGAGGAGCGATATGACTGCGAATCCAAAGTGGgcaaacacaacaaagat aTCCACGAGCTGAAGCTGAAGATACAGGACCTCGGAGGCAAGTTCAAGAAGCCTGCCTTGAGGAAGGTGAGGGTGTCGGCGGATGAGATGATGAGAGCTCTCCTGGGCTCCAAGCACAAGGGCTCGATGGACCTCCGATCCAACCTCAAGTCCGTGAAGAAGGAGGACGTCAAACAGGACAAG GTGCTCACCTCTGAAGTGGGCGACTGGCGTAAGAACGTGGAGGCCATGTCGGGCATGGAGGGCCGCAAGAAGATGTTCGACACAGCCGGGGGGCCGCAGTGA